A genomic segment from Capra hircus breed San Clemente chromosome 7, ASM170441v1, whole genome shotgun sequence encodes:
- the KISS1R gene encoding kiSS-1 receptor, translated as MQPLSASGPNASWWAPANTTVCPGCGTNTSDGAIPAPWPVDAWLVPLFFGTLMLLGLTGNSLVIFVICRHKQMRTVTNFYIANLAATDLMFLLCCVPFTALLYPLPDWVLGDFMCKFLNYIQQVSVQATCATLTAMSVDRWYVTVFPLRALHRRTPRLALAVSLGIWVGSAVLSAPVFALHRLSSGPRTYCSEAFPSRALERAFALYNLLALYLLPLVATCACYGAMLRHLGRAAARAAPAGGALQGQLLVERAGAVRAKVSRLVAAVVLLFAACWGPIQLFLLLQALGPAGAWHPRSYAAYALKIWAHCMSYCNSALNPLLYAFLGSHFRQAFRRVCPCAPRPLPRPWRPGPSDLAAARQTQLRRLSQAGPLEVRQR; from the exons ATGCAGCCCTTGTCCGCGTCCGGGCCTAACGCGTCCTGGTGGGCGCCGGCCAACACAACCGTCTGCCCGGGCTGTGGCACCAACACCTCGGACGGCGCGATCCCTGCGCCTTGGCCCGTGGACGCCTGGTTGGTGCCGCTCTTCTTCGGCACGCTGATGCTGCTCGGCCTGACAGGGAACTCACTGGTCATCTTCGTCATCTGTCGCCACAAGCAGATGCGGACGGTGACCAACTTCTACATCG CCAACCTGGCGGCCACGGACTTAATGTTCCTGCTGTGCTGCGTGCCCTTCACCGCTCTGCTCTACCCGCTGCCCGACTGGGTTCTGGGCGACTTCATGTGCAAGTTTCTCAACTACATCCAGCAG GTCTCGGTGCAGGCCACGTGCGCCACCCTGACCGCCATGAGCGTGGACCGCTGGTACGTGACAGTGTTCCCGCTGCGCGCCCTGCACCGCCGCACGCCCCGCCTGGCGCTGGCAGTCAGCCTCGGCATCTGGGTGG GCTCGGCTGTCCTGTCGGCGCCGGTGTTCGCCCTACATCGCCTGTCTTCCGGACCCCGCACCTACTGCAGCGAGGCCTTCCCCAGCCGCGCCCTCGAGCGAGCCTTCGCTCTCTACAACCTGCTGGCGCTCTACCTGCTGCCGCTGGTGGCCACTTGTGCCTGCTACGGGGCCATGCTGCGCCACTTGGGTCGGGCAGCCGCGCGCGCAGCGCCCGCCGGCGGCGCCCTGCAG GGGCAGCTGCTGGTGGAGCGGGCGGGTGCCGTGCGGGCCAAGGTCTCGCGGCTGGTGGCGGCAGTGGTCCTGCTCTTCGCTGCCTGCTGGGGCCCCATCCAGCTGTTCCTGCTGCTGCAGGCGCTGGGCCCGGCCGGTGCCTGGCATCCGCGCAGTTACGCTGCCTACGCGCTCAAGATCTGGGCACACTGCATGTCCTACTGTAACTCGGCGCTGAACCCACTGCTCTACGCCTTCTTGGGCTCCCACTTCCGCCAGGCCTTCCGCCGCGTCTGCCCTTGCGCTCCCCGGCCGCTCCCGCGGCCCTGGCGGCCTGGACCCTCGGACCTTGCGGCCGCCCGCCAAACCCAGCTGCGACGCCTGAGCCAGGCCGGGCCCCTCGAAGTCAGGCAGCGGTAG